CCCAGAAGAGCAaggcctccctgccctccagcagcCTGCAGAAAGGAGTCAGGGCAGATCCAGAAGAAGCCCCGCTGTCCTCAGGGGCTGACCCCAAGGGGAAGGAGGAGTTGGACTAGAGCTCTGCCCTTGTGACTGGCACCTCCTCTGAGCAGGcccccctggggcctccacacAGCAATGCCTTCAGAGCCTCTTGGCCTTGTTGGTGGGCTTCATAGATCTGGTCTTCTCCAAACTCCCCCAGGTAGTGCAGACATGTCACAGAGAGCCTAGGGGATCCCAACGGGAGCGTCAGACTCTGCCAGCCCATAGGGGGCAGACTAAGGTTCCCAGGGTTCCAtcctgcctccctgctcccatCATACCTGATGGGCCAGGGGCCCCCTGTGATCATCACACTGATGTGTGGCTCTGGCCCATTGCTAAGTCCTGGGCCCGTGAGACGTTTCACCTGGTTCACTTCTCGAACCCCGTAGCTGGAGGAGAGAGACACAGCATTAGTGAGGGCCTGGTCAGTGGGGTACCTGTCTGTACATGAAGCTGGCACACTGGACCTTTGCTGAGTTCAGTGCCCAGATTCTGAACCTCCCTGATGgaaaactgaggaccagagagtGGAAGCTCCTGGCCCTATGACCTTGTTGCTTGGGCACCTACCCTTCGACTTGCTCCCAGCTCCAGGACTCAGACTTGGTCCCAACTGACCCTCTACCTTGACCAGAGCCCTAGtggagtgtgtgtgagagggagagtGGGGACCTCCACCCACCAAGTCCTGCtcctggaggaaagaagggaccAAACTTTCAACTCACTCCTGCCAGGCCTGGGAGCAGCTCTTGTCCAGGACATCTGTGTAAGCCGACTCGCTCAGCTCCTGATGCCCCCCGTGGGTGTGAAGCTTGGCCTCTGCCTTTGCCAGATGTTGCTCCATCTGGAACAAGGAGGAGCTGAGAGTCAGGGCTTAGGGACCACTCAGTGTGGGGGGGAGAGAACAGGAGCCTGGGTCTCTGGGGGAGAATGAGGTGGCAAGGGAGACTTCGGAGCAGGAAGCACCTGTGAGGCAGGCCTCAGGGTCCTCCCCCAGGTCCTGAAAGCTGGGACTGGACCAGTTGAGGCAGGATCCACTTTcctgggatggggtgggtgggtgggaaacACTGAGGTGGAAGTTTAGACCAGGGCACAGGGTCCCTCCcccagggcacacctgcccatCAGCCCATGCTATTTtaaaccacaaagaaagaaaaaaaaaacccagcccatTCTTCAGTGACACGTGTACTTATAGGTCCCTTCCCTACCCCCACACCCCACAGAGGTACTCAGGTAGGCTTGACAGGCTTGTGTGTgaacacagacatacacacactcacactcgtATATCCATGCACTcagaacacatgcacacatataccaGCGCTCCTCGGTCTTATTTTAGGAAGGAGTCCAGACCGGAGCATGGGCCTGGAACTGGAAGAGCCTGAGACCACAAGGTGGTGACTCCCCGGGACCTCGAGATACTGCGGGGTATCCCAGATTTCCGGTCTCCTTTGGACAGACAAATGTgtaaactgaggcacggaggTTCAGATGAGGCAAAGATGGCAATATCATGGAAGGCTGAGCCCGGCTGGATGGCTGGGCATGGGGTTTGGGCATCAAAGGCAAGTGGTGGCATCTGAGGTAGATGGAGGGGTCTGGCTTGAGGAGGCCTGGACAGGGGAACCACTCCAGCAAGGGACTCACCTGGTAGGCCACCGCCCTGCAGGCATCACAGCGAAAGTGTGCAGGCATGTGAGCTGAGTACTTCTCCTCATCATCCAGCTGTGGGGCAGTGGCCATGAGTGGAGCACTGTCCCCGAGGCCCCCTGGGAtagcccaggcccccagcagcagcagtagcagtgGCAGTGACAGCCTCATGGTTCGTGGAGCCAGCTCGGTGAGCATGGGCTGTGGTCAGGATGCAGATGTACGAGTGTGCGGTGGGGGCCTCCCCAGAGCACCTGGCCCAGACCAATGGGGAACCGACACCTCAcccctcccattttctccctttcgcCCAGAAACGCCCCACGTGCACCTCCTCTGGTGGGACACCAGCACCAGCCAACTGAGCTCCATTTCTTGGGTAGGGGACAATTAGCAAGGAGAGTGGCTGGGCCTGGGCAAGACACATGGGGCTGACACTTCCCAAGTCCTGGGATCTGGCTGTGTGGCAGGCTCTGTGCTGAGCACCTTCTAGGAGGAGGTGGTTGGTTACTGTAATCTTTATTCTACCACAGACACATGAAGGCTCGGAGAGAAGTGACAAATCCAAGGCCATGCATCTAGAGGGGCCATGCTGAAATTGGAGCCCAGACCCTGTTGACCCCAAAGCCTACTGGCTACTCAGCCGTCAGGAGGAACGATGCCACAGGCATGGTTGCCAGCCTAGGGGTCCCTCCCTGGGAGGCAAACTCACTGAGGCAGGGATACCACAATGTATGAAAGACACACACGATCTCCTTCCCTAAGCCCTAGTGTCATGCCCAGGCATGAAAGGGCATGGGGGGGTGTTAAAGGGCCACAGCAGGAAATCAGACACCTTACACCAGTTGTTCCAGCCATCAGAGCCCATTGGGTCAGAGATTTATTGCTCACCAGGATGAGGTGACAAGCCCAAGGCCCTCCATGTTATGGAAACAGCATCTCTGGCCATGAAAAGATGTCCAGCTTTTTCTGGTTCATAGTTCTCACAGTCAGCTTCCAGTTCAAGGCAGGGGCAGGGTCTCCCAAGGGCATGAAACTTAACGAAGGCATCCATCTCCGCCCTGAATACTGCTTCTAACAGGCACTCTTCTTCCCCAAACTCATCACGTCACATACCTGTGCAGCAAGGTCCGGGCACTTCAAGCTCAGAACTCACACAGACCCCCGCACAGAGCACCTTCCACTTAACTCCACGCatcttcctctgccctcctcagCGGCTGCTGGAACCTCAGGGCAGCTGGAACGCATGCTCTGGGGCCCGTCCCTTACTATGCTGTGAGCAGCCTGCAGAGCCAGCGCCTCTCAGCGTGGTTGTCACATCTGCGCTGGGGGAGTGAAACCAGCTGAGGGCTCTAAGTTCTCTCTGGCCAAACCCACACAGAAGCGTCCCTTCTACTGTCTGCCCTATCCCACTCTCTGCTCCATCCAGAGGGGTCAGGAGGCTCCTCTGGAAGAACTGTTCAACCATTTTCCTGCTTGTAAGTCCTTCCTGAAGACTCACTTCATCTGCTCCCTACTCAGGGTGGGAATGGCTGAAGCCCCCATCCCTGGCCCCAGGATGAGCCAGCTCAGCTCTGAAGGCTTAGAGAAGCCAAGTCAGAAGCCAGGGTTGATGGGGGAATACAGGGTGGGGCCCCCAGCTAAGGACTACAGCCACTTTCCCACTTGCCTCCAAGTACCCCATAGCACCTCCTGTACTACTTCCctgctccacctccacctgctgtCCCTACAACTCCCTTTCTCGGACACAGCCTGACCTGGCTGCACTGGCCACTTCCCCTCACAGCCTCCCAGGCCAAGGCTTAGATTCTCTTCCAAAGCATAACAGATTGATGGCCAGAgtccttctccctccatcccacTGTTGCTCACTAGCCTGCTCCACTTCAGCTGGGCCCACCTCCAGGGAGGAACGGACAACTACTACCTCTGCGGGCAGCCCTGTCCCCTGCTGCTCCCAATTCCTGCAGTTCCTAGGGAACACCAACACCCCCTCAGCCTGGCTCCTGGGGACGGGTCCCAAGACTTCTCTCTTTcccacgcgcgcacacacacacccacacacaccacactcTGGGAATGCTTGGGAAAGGGGTACACAATGCTGTTGTGGAAGGAAGGCAGTCACTTCCTGAGCCCCAGCTCCATCAGCTCCAGGGGCTCAGTTACATTCTCTGAAGGTAACTTCCGGTCTGAGGACTAGATGAGATGGACAAAAAAGGTGACAGAAGACGGGCAGGGGATTGGATGCCTGACTCTTTCAAGGCCATCAATAGGCCTCAACACCATGCGGATCAGGTCCTGGGGGCCTCACACAGGGAACAAGGAGCCCTTACTGGCCTGGGCAGGACTCGGACCCAAGCTGGTAGAAGGAGCACAGAGGAACagagggggtgcagggctgggggtccCACTCACGGGCAGGTAGTACATCCCGTCCAGGGACCCCGCCTCGGAAGCCCAGGGTAGCTGGGTGCCGCTGAAGGGTGGCGGGCCCGGGGATGGCGGCAGTGAGAGGCCAGGGATAGGCCCATAGGCGGGCGGGTAGAGGCTGGGGTTTAGGGCCAGCGGGGTGTAGATGCGTCGGGGTAGCCCCGGGGGCGAGGGCGGCAGAAGCACCTCCACGTACTGCCCGCTCTCAGGGTCAAAGAGCAGCCGCAGCCGAGGCTGCCGCGGCGCCTCCACGAAGTAGTAGCGGCCACTCTCAGGGTCCACGAGGACCTTCCCCGTGCGCGCGGCCCCAGGTGGCCTGCGTGACCCCGGGGAGGGGCCGTCAGGGGACCGGTCCATCGGAGGAGCAGAGGCTGCGCGGGGCTGGGGCGGAGCCTTTATGCCAGCCAATGCCTGGGGCTCCCGCAGGACAGGCACCTGGGTCGCAGTCGCAGGCTCGGGGGCCGAAGGGGGAGTCTCCAATTTGGGTGCTCTCCCAGGACTCGAGCTAGGGTGCACCTGAGGGGAGCTGGGGCGGGGTGGTCCAGACGGTTGGACCCCTGCTGGCCCTATGGACGACTGTTGGGGTAAGGTGCGAGCTCCACCTAGGGGGCTGGTCGTACCCTCACCATCCGGAACAAGGCGCTGGGCCTCGGTAACCGGGTTTCCCCCTCCAGAACAGCGCACCAGGACTCCCCTGGTTTCCTCTGGCCGGCGGCCCAATGCCAGGGCACCAGGCAGGCGGATCTCAGTGCGCGCGAAGGGTTTCGCCGTGCTGTTCTCTGCCCTTCGCCGCAGGACCCCGTTGGGCTGAGAAGCGTCCCGGGGGGCTGTGTTGGGGGGTGGTTCTGGGGACTCGTAGGGGTGCGATACCACCGGTAGAAAGTCCTTGAGATAAACAGAAGTGTAGTGAGCCGGGGCGGGGGTCCCCGGCACTTGGAGCTCTTGCGTCTTGGATGCACCACCCTCTTCCCAGCGGGAATCCGCAGGAGGCGCAGGCAGCCCTGAGCCTGGGATTCCAGCCGGGAAGCTCGGCGCGTATGTGGTTTTCACCATTTTGCGCACGTCGCGGGGCCGTGGAATAGCCACACGCGGGCGTTCCGGAGCCGCTTCTCCAGGGCCCAAGGCTTCTGGGCGCTCATCCGAATCCACGGTGCCCACGAGGCGACTGAAGGGCGGGTCGGGTGCAGCCACCTCTGGCGACCGCTGACTGCCTCGGGAGGCAAGATCCAGCATCTCCCGCGTGGAAGGACTCCCAGCCTCCGTTAGCTCTGGAGTCCTGGGTGAGGATGGCGTAGGCGGCGCCAGCTTCCCCTGGACCACGCCGTTCACGGCTTCCCGCATAGAGACTACCGAAGAACTCTGCACTGTGGGAGCCCACGTCTCTTGGGGCGATGGGCTCCTCGTCCCAACAGGACGAGCTGGAGCCTCCCCTGAGATCAAGGCCGGCGGCGATGGGCTCCTACTCCTCTCTACTGTAGCTCCGATTTCGGGATGTGGAACCTCCCACCGTGAAGGGGCCTCAGGGGACGGGCTTCTTGCCCTGGCAACACCCGGCCTCCACGGAGAAAGGGTCAGAGGGGAAGAGCTTTTTCTGCTGACAGTTTCCTCGACGGTGGGATCCTGACTTTCCCATGCGGAGTATGCCTGGGGGAAGGACGGGCTACTCACCTTCCGAATAGCCCGATCCCACGGGGGCAGGTTCTGCGGGGCCAGGCAGTGAGAACCCCGCACGGCTCCATTTGGAGCTTGCCCCAGCGAGGCCGGGCTCCTCGGCCTCACAGCCTTACTTGGAACTTCCCGGGGGTCCCTGGATTCGAAAGGCGGACTCTGTGGCCTCAGAATGGTTCGATCCGGAGTCTCTCCCGGGAACCTAGTCTTGGGTTCCTGGTTCTGCGTCTCCTGGGTCTTCTCCACTGACTGCAGGAAGATGCTGGAACTAACCGGACCCAGTGGCTCGGTCCCGGGAGCGGGCTTGTCGCGCCGAATCGCGCGTTCACGGAGGCTGGGCCACGGCCgtggggccctggcaggggctGAATTATATTGCACTCGGGGTGGCCGAGACCTGCCATCCTCCTGGACCATTCGGGTGCTGCTGTCCGTTTTCCGAGTCTCGGGCTCTGGTTGATCCGTGGGCCCGAAGGTGGCGCTGCTTGGGGCAGGAGCCACGGGGTTCAGTTTTCTGGCCAGCGCCGCCTGCACGATGCCCGCGGCGGCCTGCAGGCGGCCCAGGGACTCGTCCAGGGAGCCGGTACGCAGGAACAGTCGGGGGCGCGGCGCGCAAGCCTCCCGCGGGGGACTCCGAGGCCGGGGGCGCAACTGGATCTGACGCTTGGGCACCGTCCGGGGCCTGGCGGGCGCCGCACGCTCCTCCAGCGCCACCTCCACACATTCGAACTGCGCGGGGGTGGCGGGACCCGGCCCACGGGGCCGCAGCTCCAGGTAGGTAGCCCAGCGGGAGCCACCGTcggggggctggggctgtggtgCGGCCGGGGAGGGAGACCTGGGCCCTGGTGGAGAGAGGCTTCGGAAAGCCCGCGCTGTGATCTGTTGCACCTCACCATCCGCGGAGTCAGAGGGGCTGAACAGGGCCCCCGCGCCGAAGATGACTTCCATTTCCCCCGACGGCAGCATgcgcagctggggctggggcggccgCGGGCCTGAGCCCGGGCCTCGCGGGAAACCCGAGCCGGGCGGGAGCTGCTGGAGGCTATTCTGGGCGCTGACGGACAGGCGAGgctgcgcccccgcccccagcgcagGGGCCACCCGGGGCCAATTCGCCCGGCCCTGCGCGTCTGGCCCAATGTCCGGGGGCTCTGGAGAACCCGGAGCCGTGTGGTAGGAGCCTGACGAACCGGAGGAGTCCTGGCGCTGCGCAGGGGCCGAGGGTAGTCGCCCTGTGAGCCCGGGCACGGCTGGCGGGGCGAGCGCGATCAGCATGGTGGGGCCGGACACCGCTCACTACCTCCCTCGCACTCGCCTCCGCTGCTGCTGCGGACGCCCGCActgtccccgccccgcccgcggATGCCATGGGGTCACTGCTCCTTAAAGTGGCCGCGGCCGATCGCGACCCAGCGGTATCGCCAGCAGGAGAGGCCTGGACCCTGGGCCTTACCCTCCCAAGCCCCTTCTCCGGCGCGGCTTGGAGCGCCGGGGTAGCACTCCAGGTTTTGGCGGACGGGAAGGTGAGGAGAGGAAACAGGTTGATGGGGAGACCCGTCTGAGGTCAAGCGCAGTGCATGTGGATCCGTGTGTGAGCCACGGGCACAGACTTTCAGGCCGGGCAACTCAGGTCTTGCCAGCAATTTTGTCTTCCCCTCAGCCCTCAGTGGCTTCCCATCACAGCAGGgcacccctgctccctggctgTGTCATCCCATCCCAGTTGGAGCTCCTAAGAGTACACCCACTTTCCTTGACCAGTCACCCCACCTTGGCCAGTCAACTCCAATTGTTTGGAGGactccctttccccccacccccactccaaaAGTTGTGCTTGGGACCCAGGAAGCTGCTGTCCCTGGCTAGGCCCGTTGCCTTTAGTGGGAACTTACTGGAAGGAATTGGAGTGGACAGGTCTTGTATAGGCTGCTTGGGCAACCAGAGCAAGTCCGGGATGCTGATGTGGGCTCTCTTAGGAACATTTTGGGTTGCCATGGAAAGTCCCACTGAGGCAGGCATAGCTCTGTGCTCCCCCAGGTACTCACAAGGCCCTCATTCAGCCCCCACCACTTCAGCactagccctggggacaggcacTGGTGGGTAAGCAGCCACCATTTGTAAGTTGCTCTGGGGCAATGACAACGGGCACTATTTGCCCTAATACTTCTGACTTCTAGGTCCTGCATGATTCAGTCTCAGCTGGCCCTGCAGCAAGAACACTGGTCCCTCCTCTACACTTACTTTCACACTGACCCAGGAAAAGCTAGACTTGAGGAATCTGACTCAGTTTCCCTAGTGGATCTCCTGCCAGGATGAGTCCCTGTGATCACTGAGCTGTCAAGTGATGACTTCTGAGAGGATGAAGCCTGTCACAGCCCCTCACAGACTGTTTCCCCACCTTAAAAAGAGACATGgcattctccctttccctcctcccattTGTGAACACTGATGAGTTTCTGTTTGGGGGAAGGGTTAAGAAGGTGCACATGTAATTCACaatgtaacattttcattttgtgatgATTTCCCAGACTGACTGTGCTCCAGGAACCCACTGTCTTTGAAGTCTCTGGTCAgggctttctttctccctctctcttctctccccctcacACACAGGGCTGTTTATATAGGCAGGGATTAAATACCGACTAAGAAAGGACAGTGCCCACTAGACAACAAAGCAGTCCTCCCCTAGGCTGCAACCCCATAATCCCATGGACCCCTGGCAGGTGGTGCTCCAAGGCCTGTTCCCCACTCAGTCCCTGATAACTTAATTCTCACATCACCAAGGCctaggaggcaggcaggcaggcaggagtgTCTTCTCTTAACCTGTCCCTTTCCTGGGGGCCAGGCCACTGGTAAGTCTTCAGGGGGTACCCACAGGGATAAGAAGGATCAGGATGGGGATCCCCACAGCACAGAAGGCAGAGCTCAGGTTACAAACAGAAAGCAGatgaccatttttattttcccctgggGTGCTGGTGGCTCCATGCCTGACGTGTCCCCAAGGCTTTCTTATGCTTCTGGTCCAGCACCTGGGCCATGTAGttctcctgctgcctctggaTCCGGAAGTCAGACATGTGATTCCTGCAAGGAGCCAGCTGGGCGTGGGCTGGGGACAGCCCCTGGTAGGGGCCAGAGGTCTGGCTCCCATATCCATTAACAACCCCCAGCCTGTCCATGACCCCTCACCTGAAAATCTGTTTCTGTTGGCTGATAACTTGCTGCaattccttaatctcattctctTTGCCATTAAGTATATCTTCTTGCTTTATAATGTGAGACTCAATTTctgtgggggagagaggcagggaggaggtggtTCCATCCCACGGGCCCCTTTCTAAGACAAGATATTCCATCGTGGGTCTTTTCAGAGCTTGGCTCCTGCCACCCAGAGGTTCTCCATGAGTAGCTGCTAATACTTTAGTAAGAATGAGTTTATTATGGAGTCTTGATGGGGTGGTAGGGACACAAAGTCTGATAAATGTGTCAGTGACTTCACAACTCTATTCTGGACCAGGTGACTCACAGGAGGGCAGGCAAAGGCCCTTGGAGAGAGGTGGCAGCCCTGCCCAAAGGCAGAAGAATGAATGGCTCCTGGCCTGATCTCCCGCAGATCTTTGCACACGTCGCCTCTTTAGTGAGACTCTCCCTGGTCTAAAATTATAACCCTTTCCaatactttctgtctctttctcctgcttcattttcctttgtaaCATGTATATCTAACATATCATGTATTTTACTCATTTACCTTCTCCCTGAAGATGCAAGGACAAggatttttgtttcattcatgGTTTTAACCCTAAGGCCTAAAatagtatctggcacataataggtgcacGATACATTTATGGAATGAACAAACAGGATGTCCCCTGGGGGTTTCAGACTTAGAAACATCACCTAGTTAGGTCATCTCAAGCCAATTAGACCTACTGAGGGCCAGCCAGGTGTGTCCAGCCCTCGGCAGGGTCCCTGCCATTGAGGCAACAGCTCCTTAAAGGAGTGTTAAGATTCAGGAACCGATCAGAGGACAGAACAAGGTGACATTTCAATGAATGTTGGTGGGACAGTATTACCATTTTGGGCAAGTTGCCTCCTTTTCAGACCAGTGTCATTCATTTCTATAGATGTGGGCAGAGACAgcccctgcagggtggggaggaccCAGGGAGATTAATGGTTGCAAAGCTCACAGGCTAGTTAAGGCTCATTAGATGCCAGGATGATTTTTGTGACTTGGGTCAGGATCCAGTGAGGCTGTAGGGACCTGCGGGGTGCTTCATTTACATAACTCTCTCAGGAAGCCCTGGAAAATTCTGATCCTCACAGGAAGAAAATCCCACTGCCTTTAAATGTTAGACACAGAGTAACTAAAACAGAAGCTCTGAAAATACAGAAACGCTGAAGCATTCAAGGTTTCAGAAGAGACGGTCTGGTAACAAGTTAAGGCACAGCATAGAAAAGAGGAGGCACAGgtgaaggaggggaaggaagacatGAGCTCATGGGGTCTCGGGCCCCGGACGATCAGCACTCCTTCCCCTGGTCATGCAGCTAATCCAGACTCACTGCTTGTGAAGTTCTCTTGAGAAAAAGCACCAGAAATTTGCGTGAATCTTTTAAAGTAaatgagataaatataaaataaagagcaCCCAGTGAGGGAATGGTTAGAAAAGCCCTTTGAAAAGATTCAGGAACTGTGCATGTAAAAACAAACTGAAACTACACAAAGGAAGAGGCAGTGGGGAGGCGCAGACCAAGAGGAGGCCAGGGGGCAGTGGTTCGGGTCACCAGATCTGCTCAGGTGAGGGCTCGTGCCCCACTGGAGGGATTCGGGACATTCTGGGAGGAGGCAGCCAGGCTCCATCCCTGTGACTCACACACACCTTCCAGCCCTGCGGCCTTGGCTAATCTCTAGGAAATACCCTAAAGGAAGGATGTCTTTTCCTAGCACTGCCAGGGAAGTGAGGGTGGGGGATgtccagagaaagggaaaggactaGGGAGCAGTGTCCTGGGTAGAAGGCAGTGACTGCCTATTGGGCCCCAGGAGGCCCTAATGGGAGCCCTTGATCAAATAACCATGAGGCCTGCCAGGTCACCTGGCCAGATCAAGATGGCAGCCTGCTGGCAACTTACCAGTGAGAATACTCACCAAGGGAGAGAGAAGTCTGGATTGGAAGGTAGAGGGTACCCAAAGCTCCAGGTAGGGCCCATCAAGAGAGACTCTTTGAACCTCTTTGGGGCTTGagctctgggctctgcccctATTCAAAATCTGCTGCAGTGAATGAAGCAGATGTTGTATATGGAATTCATATCTActtcttaaaatatgtataaaataaaaaatatgggaGTTTAGCATTCTGGGAAAATGAAAATGGGCAGCTGATTGAAAGTGCCCCGCAACTCACGGCACCAGCTGAGCTAAGTGGCTACATGCATCTGCATGGAGCAGAGCTGAAAACTAATGGCCCACAGGCATATTGGCccatacaatatttttaaaatttctaaatcacCCTAGCTGATATGACtgagtggactgagcgctggactgtgaagcaaagggtcacaggttcaattcccagtcagggcacaggcctgggttgcaggccaggttcccattaGGGGACacgtgaaagacaaccacacattgatgtttctctccctctcattctccctccctccccctctctaaaaataaataaataaaactctgccttcattcttaaaaataaaataaaataaaataaaatttctaaattagtTGCCACCACtaaaaagtcagaaaactttCCATTAAAAccggtttcttttttaaagctctgacaggccctggctgttgtgcctcagtggattgagtgccagcctgtaaaccaaatggtccccggttcaattcccaatcagggcacatgcctgggttgtgggccaggtccccagtagggggcgtgtgagaggcaaccacatattgatgtttctttcccttgttctccttcccttcccctcaaaaaaataaataaataaaaaataaaatctttacagcTCTTGACAGTACTGGACCCCTATTTCCACAGCAGAGTAGCTAAGCCCTCCGGAGGGCCCGTCTCTCCGCATCACCACAGTCCCCACTCTGCCCTACTAATCCCCACCCGGAAACTAGGGATCAGCTCCCAAGTAGTACTGTGCTTGCtctgttgtttctcttttaacAGAGTTATGAACAAAGTATACTAGTTCTAATATCCATcaaaagagggaaaacaaaaggTGGACTAAGAAAGGTTGTATGTTTCAAGAAAAATGGGAGCAAGCCCGTTCCTTTATGGCCACGAAGAATATTGTACACCAACTGCTTTCCTCATTTCCGTGGCCTGCCTGGTCCCTGAAGGCCTTTGCGAAGCTGTGGCCCACCTGGGCCTGCCTGTATCCTCATCCGGGAACAGAAGTTGGGATGAAACCCTGCCCTGGACATGGGCATGGAGCAGTTAGGGATGAGCCCGTGTATGTAAGCGTGGGAAGGAGCACGGGCCTCCCGCCTACCATTGCACTTGGTGATGAGCTGGTCCTTCTTACTGGACTCCTGCAGGGCTCTACTCTTGACAGTGGAGAGCCTGGGTGGAAAACATAAGAAAGGGTGGGAAGACTGACAGGCAGATGGGACCCCTAACCTTCCCCCCTACCAAAGCCCACTTACGCCTTTTCAAAGGCCAGCTTCTCTTTCTCCAGCTGTTTAGACAGTACTTCTACCTCTCCGAGGGCAAACTGCAACTTCTCCTCTTCTTTAGTCAGGAGGACCTTGGTCTTGGCATGAGCAGCTTTCTCGTCCTACAGGGGCAACACCAGTAACCTCATTACCCCAACCACGTTGGATCTCCTAGGCTCCCTCAACCAGCCCCTTACTCAAAGGGCCACACAGAAGCCAGGGCACAGAAAGATTCTGTCCTCATTACTGAGGCTGGAGGCTCTCAGAAGCCAATACTCAATGACTCTGCTCAGCCACAGAGATCCTGGGACATGGGGTAAGATTAGGAGCCTGCAGAGGCCATTACTCACCACCAGCTTCTTTTCCAGTGCCTGGAATTCTTCTTTACTGACAAAATTTTCATCCTGGAGAACCATCTGCAATAGACACTGGCTCAggaagggcctggggctggggtgtccTCAGGGACCAGGAGCAAGGATGGATAATGGGATGATGCCCATGGCATCCAGGATGAGGTTGGGGCCCTGGGAAGGGAGAATTCGGTTCCACAAGATTCACTGAGGCTCAGCTCTAggtcctgccctcaaggagcaaCCAGTCTTATAGAGGAGATAGCCCACGGCCAGAACTTGTAACATGGTGTGTACTATGATGGAGAAGCACAAAGTGGTGTTCAGAGGAGGGTCCTGACCCTAAGGAAGGGTCAGAACTGCTTCAGGAGAAGGGGACATCAAATCAGACCTGAGATCTGCCTGCTGTGTAGGGGTGGGCCAGAAGAAGAGGGGTGGAAGAGAAAAGTGTTCTAGACTGTGAGAAAAAGGCCAGGGTTGGAGCCTGCCTCTTAAAGAAACCAAGAGGAAGAGTTGGGTACCTTCAGGTAACTGAAGATAATTCAATGCTTAGGGCTGCATATACAGCCattagaatgagaaagaaaggtaAATCATCTTATTTCTGAGATAAAGTTATCTCCCACCTTTTTAtcaagatagaaaacaaaaacaaaataaccatgAACTCTACCTGGCCAGGATTTTACCATGCCTGTCCAGATAATCTAGGGCTCCAAGCTTTGCTCCCATGAATTGGGGTTTGACtgagaaagcaaaagcaaagggACATAAAGGGGTCAGAAACCAAAGTCCTTAAAT
The genomic region above belongs to Phyllostomus discolor isolate MPI-MPIP mPhyDis1 chromosome 13, mPhyDis1.pri.v3, whole genome shotgun sequence and contains:
- the SPATA24 gene encoding spermatogenesis-associated protein 24 isoform X2: MATPAGWSQGGSGSVCLAFDQLRDVIESQEELIHQLRNVMVLQDENFVSKEEFQALEKKLVDEKAAHAKTKVLLTKEEEKLQFALGEVEVLSKQLEKEKLAFEKALSTVKSRALQESSKKDQLITKCNGITCLTSGSRGSRRTTWPRCWTRSIRKPWGHVRHGATSTPGENKNGHLLSVCNLSSAFCAVGIPILILLIPVGTP
- the SPATA24 gene encoding spermatogenesis-associated protein 24 isoform X1, whose translation is MATPAGWSQGGSGSVCLAFDQLRDVIESQEELIHQLRNVMVLQDENFVSKEEFQALEKKLVDEKAAHAKTKVLLTKEEEKLQFALGEVEVLSKQLEKEKLAFEKALSTVKSRALQESSKKDQLITKCNEIESHIIKQEDILNGKENEIKELQQVISQQKQIFRNHMSDFRIQRQQENYMAQVLDQKHKKALGTRQAWSHQHPRGK